CATCAGTACCGCACCCGGGGATCGAGCACCACATACAAGATGTCGAGCAGGAACCGCGCCAGCAGATAGATCAACGTGAAGAGGAAAGTCAGCGCCACGATCACGCCTTCGTCCGGTGTGCCGACGATGGCGTCGTAGTAGAGCCGCCCCATTCCGCGCCAATTGAAGACCGTCTCGGTCAGAATCGACCCGCCCAATGAACCAGCCAATCCCAGCACCAGGCCGGTCACGATCGGAGCAGCTGCAACCCGGAGAATGTGTCGCCGGTTGATATGCCCTTCGGACAGCCCCTTGGCCCGTGCGAGCTGCACATGGTCTTCCATCGCGGTGGTAACGGTCATGGTGCGCACTGAATAGATGTACGGCCCCACGCTCACCAGCACCAGCGTCATCACCGGCAGGATCGCGTGCTTCGCCAGATCGAGCCAGCGGTCCAGTCGATCTTCGGGCGGCGGAACACCATACATCCCTCCGGCCGGGAGCCAGTCCAACCGAAAGGCAAAGACCAGGATGAAGAGAATTCCCAGCCACCAGGCCGGCACCGCGAACGACACCGCCGCGAAATAGGCCACGCTCCGGTCGAGCTTGCTCCCGACCCGGGTCGCCATGCGCACACCGACCAGCAGACCGATCGTGGCCGTGATCACCGACGCTGTCGTCAGGAGCAGCATCGTGTACGGCAGTCGCTCCTTGACGATATCGGAGATCTTCGAGCTCCCCTCCGCAGTTCGCAACGAGCGCGCATCGCCCAGATCGAGTGTCAGCACACTCCAGATCTGGGACGGCATGCGCCGCCACCACGATTCATCGAGACCGTAGAACTCTTCCAGCTCCGCCT
Above is a window of Thermomicrobiales bacterium DNA encoding:
- a CDS encoding ABC transporter permease; translated protein: MNVAKTLGMRALTLFGVLVAVLVLLVVSLGATGYSDRLLSAQVNEELRGFRQAQAQTIKDPAELEAAVAARKAELEEFYGLDESWWRRMPSQIWSVLTLDLGDARSLRTAEGSSKISDIVKERLPYTMLLLTTASVITATIGLLVGVRMATRVGSKLDRSVAYFAAVSFAVPAWWLGILFILVFAFRLDWLPAGGMYGVPPPEDRLDRWLDLAKHAILPVMTLVLVSVGPYIYSVRTMTVTTAMEDHVQLARAKGLSEGHINRRHILRVAAAPIVTGLVLGLAGSLGGSILTETVFNWRGMGRLYYDAIVGTPDEGVIVALTFLFTLIYLLARFLLDILYVVLDPRVRY